The Anabas testudineus chromosome 11, fAnaTes1.2, whole genome shotgun sequence genome has a segment encoding these proteins:
- the LOC113155080 gene encoding uncharacterized protein LOC113155080 has protein sequence MGDNQQTRTEEYLTTQEPLRSNAFLLIMQMLEWSNLYPGGQHLVEEMLHGIFFLGEINRIPYSPEMIFGSDVVMLQNLKQSYPDPFEFYLSQLPKRSPFSCVLDMVVYLAEEWNENLIKHMLQNINRQTQTNTNDLNTKHLISSTACVSVCEEENGEENGKKACVSQKDKKPVRYYGVSMSTSGGDAGQIVIAASCLSYWDNYVADAVMTYYPRQVKKKYFDGTIKLPQVRCKAFSISDGVEMSPCRSCQNLFGLRNYTADRSVPGKWAYGNCAEAESLSNLLKNESGIKEQVRPTSATYTDENRKKAKRHVLNNLRGVLGEIRKRNEKSKRIPAFEWNGMIYPNTQLRL, from the exons ATG GGTGACAACCAGCAAACGAG AACGGAAGAATATCTGACGACCCAAGAGCCTTTGAGAAGTAATGCCTTCCTGCTAATCATGCAGATGTTAGAATGGTCCAACCTGTATCCAGGAGGTCAACACttagtggaggag ATGCTACACGGGATCTTCTTTCTGGGAGAGATCAACAGGATACCATATTCTCCAGAAATGATCTTTGGGAGTGATGTAGTGATGTTACAAAATTTGAAGCAGTCCTACCCTGATCCTTTTGAGTTCTATTTATCTCAGCTACCTAAGCGGAGTCCATTTTCGTGTGTGTTAGACATG GTTGTCTACCTGGCTGAAGAATGGAATGAAAACCTCATTAAACACATGTTacaaaacattaacagacaaacacaaacaaacactaacgACTTAAATACAAAGCATCTGATCTCCTCCACCgcgtgtgtctctgtgtgtgaagaagaaaaCGGAGAAGAAAACGGAAAAAAAGCGTGTGTCTCTCAGAAGGATAAGAAGCCAGTCAGGTACTACGGAGTCTCCATGTCCACGTCTGGTGGTGATGCTGGGCAAATCGTGATTGCTGCCTCCTGTTTGAGCTACTGGGACAATTACGTAGCTGATGCAGTGATGACCTATTATCCTAGACAAGTCAAGAAAAAATACTTTGATGGAACCATTAAACTTCCACAGGTCAGGTGCAAAGCGTTTAGCATCAGTGATGGAGTAGAAATGTCTCCATGCAGATCATGTCAGAATTTGTTTGGTTTAAGAAATTATACTGCAGACAGAAGTGTACCAGGAAAATGGGCTTATGGCAACTGTGCTGAAGCTGAGAGTTTGAGCAACCTGTTGAAAAATGAGAGTGGAATTAAAGAGCAGGTGCGGCCAACGTCTGCCACGTACACAGATGAGAACAGGAAGAAGGCTAAAAGACATGTCCTGAACAATCTCAGGGGTGTGCTAGGCGAGATACGTAAAAGGAATGAAAAGAGTAAAAGGATACCAGCCTTTGAATGGAATGGGATGATCTATCCTAACACTCAGTTACGTCTGtag